In a genomic window of Pantoea agglomerans:
- a CDS encoding YebG family protein, with product MAVEIKYVVVKKGEEKMTFASKKEADAYDKMLDMAEAFTDWLAQHQPDMDESQAETLGLLLAEQKEAIQHILRTSKLPDASDSADAAKKARAAEHADENGEGDVAQTKKVRAVKAA from the coding sequence ATGGCTGTCGAAATTAAATACGTAGTCGTCAAGAAGGGTGAAGAGAAAATGACGTTTGCCAGCAAAAAAGAGGCGGATGCCTACGATAAGATGCTCGACATGGCGGAGGCCTTTACCGACTGGTTAGCGCAGCATCAGCCCGATATGGACGAGTCTCAGGCGGAAACCCTCGGCCTGCTGCTTGCAGAGCAGAAAGAGGCGATTCAGCATATTCTGCGCACCAGCAAGCTCCCGGATGCGTCTGACTCCGCTGATGCAGCGAAAAAGGCTCGCGCGGCAGAGCACGCTGATGAAAATGGCGAAGGCGACGTTGCGCAGACCAAAAAGGTGCGCGCCGTTAAAGCGGCTTAA